A region of the Candidatus Polarisedimenticolia bacterium genome:
ACCCCCGTCACCAGCCCCGACACCAGGCGCGTCAGGTAGGCCGAGGCTGCCAGGCCGATCGCGATCCCCAGCAGCACCGGCACCATTCCCTGGCGCAGGACCAGATGCAGCACGTCGGCCGGACGCGCACCCATCGCCATGCGGATGCCGAT
Encoded here:
- a CDS encoding FtsX-like permease family protein, with amino-acid sequence IGIRMAMGARPADVLHLVLRQGMVPVLLGIAIGLAASAYLTRLVSGLVTGVNAIDPVTFVGVSLVLAAVAVIASWVPARRAARVDPLIALRSE